A window from Plodia interpunctella isolate USDA-ARS_2022_Savannah chromosome 2, ilPloInte3.2, whole genome shotgun sequence encodes these proteins:
- the LOC128677459 gene encoding E3 ubiquitin-protein ligase CCNB1IP1-like, which yields MHLSSLQTITMDMMCNFRKCRRSLSNQAWVTTCSHAFCIEHGQREFKRNAENCLTCPACGSELRDKFDVIQADLKPSETFKSIVLAGLKPDTIMDVAMRAMSFWSYQIEQETMYQESMAKHSREKLVCLEEINNLNLQKIKAELETCKRKIVSLQEEYNVKRRQNEELKARLEDRSRKIQKLTFQLEAQKRKDIRGNNVEENSNINDPNKCMDISALMRKRSASEAFVFRPAKEMDESHVNRLCSPKTPIFDFRPKSSKRQSNFKFRPLSS from the coding sequence atgcactTGTCAAGTCTACAGACAATAACCATGGATATGATGTGTAATTTTCGTAAATGCAGAAGATCTTTATCCAACCAAGCATGGGTAACAACATGTTCGCACGCTTTCTGCATAGAACACGGGCAGAGGGAATTTAAAAGAAACGCCGAAAATTGTTTAACATGTCCAGCTTGTGGCAGTGAGTTACGAGATAAATTCGATGTTATACAAGCCGACCTCAAGCCTAGTGAGACTTTTAAGTCAATCGTTTTAGCAGGATTGAAACCTGATACCATAATGGATGTTGCAATGAGGGCTATGTCATTTTGGTCGTATCAAATCGAGCAAGAGACTATGTACCAAGAAAGCATGGCAAAACATTCGAGGGAAAAGCTTGTGTGTTTAGAAgagattaataatttaaacctTCAGAAAATCAAGGCAGAATTAGAAACGTGTAAACGTAAGATTGTTTCGCTACAGGAGGAATATAACGTTAAGAGAAGGCAGAACGAAGAGCTGAAGGCGCGTTTGGAAGACAGGTCTaggaaaatacaaaaattaacgTTTCAACTGGAAGCCCAAAAGAGGAAAGACATACGTGGAAATAATGTAGAAGAGaatagtaatattaatgatCCGAATAAATGCATGGATATCTCTGCGTTAATGCGAAAGCGATCAGCTTCGGAGGCATTTGTATTCCGACCAGCGAAGGAAATGGACGAGTCTCATGTCAATAGGCTATGTTCGCCTAAAACGCCTATTTTTGACTTTAGACCCAAAAGTAGTAAGAGacagtcaaattttaaatttagaccATTGTCGTCTTAG